A window of Halomonas sp. GFAJ-1 contains these coding sequences:
- a CDS encoding cardiolipin synthase — protein sequence MTSWLLGTGIMLIHLLGIVSAIMALMSSRTSQGAVAWIISLLTFPYVALPAYWFFGRPRFYGYVSARGARDNVLRRVLARYRNNVKPHVAQPKNADIQAVEQLAMMPLTRGNSAELLIDGEATFKSLFDGIDDAKDYLLLQFFIVRDDELGRRLQRHLTQAAQRGVRVYFLYDEVGSRKLNQSYFRELTKEGIDVKAFRSSRGFKHRFQLNFRNHRKIMVTDGKKGWVGGFNVGVEYLGQGARHGPWRDTHLALQGPSVLGLQEAFWEDWHWATNEVITLNWHAETHPQEDHQVVIVPSGPADKQDTASLLIQQLIHSANERLWVTSPYFVPDQGVQDALRLAAMRGLDVRVMIPERPDHLLVFLSAFSFLPDMLRAGVKIYRYLPGFLHQKVILIDDEAASVGTVNLDNRSFRLNFEITAFIPSSAFAAEVSKMLEEDFAHCRRVTMDEINQRPMWKKVVSRAAYLTAPIQ from the coding sequence ATGACCTCATGGTTATTAGGGACAGGTATTATGCTGATACACCTTTTGGGGATTGTGTCAGCCATCATGGCGTTAATGTCGAGCCGTACCTCTCAAGGTGCTGTTGCGTGGATTATTTCATTGCTTACGTTTCCTTACGTGGCATTACCAGCGTACTGGTTTTTTGGGCGGCCACGGTTTTATGGCTATGTTTCGGCGAGAGGCGCCCGAGATAACGTTCTAAGGCGAGTGTTGGCACGCTACAGGAACAACGTTAAACCCCACGTTGCACAGCCTAAAAATGCCGATATTCAGGCTGTGGAGCAGCTGGCGATGATGCCTTTAACGAGGGGCAACAGTGCAGAACTACTCATTGATGGTGAAGCGACCTTTAAAAGTCTTTTCGATGGCATAGACGATGCTAAAGATTATCTGTTGCTTCAGTTTTTTATCGTTCGTGACGATGAGCTAGGGCGTCGATTGCAGCGGCACTTGACTCAAGCTGCACAGCGGGGTGTACGTGTTTACTTTCTTTATGATGAAGTAGGCAGCCGAAAGCTTAATCAAAGCTATTTTCGAGAGCTCACCAAAGAGGGCATTGACGTAAAAGCCTTTCGTTCTTCGCGAGGTTTCAAGCATCGGTTTCAGCTTAATTTTCGTAACCACCGCAAAATTATGGTGACCGATGGCAAGAAGGGCTGGGTTGGTGGTTTTAATGTTGGGGTAGAGTATTTGGGGCAGGGTGCTCGTCATGGCCCATGGCGGGATACCCACTTAGCCTTGCAAGGGCCGAGTGTTTTGGGCCTGCAAGAAGCTTTTTGGGAAGATTGGCACTGGGCGACCAATGAGGTCATCACGCTTAATTGGCATGCAGAAACCCATCCGCAAGAAGACCACCAAGTTGTTATCGTACCTTCCGGCCCTGCGGATAAACAGGACACTGCAAGCCTGTTAATTCAACAGTTAATTCATAGTGCGAATGAAAGGCTGTGGGTGACTAGCCCCTATTTTGTGCCTGATCAAGGAGTACAAGATGCGCTTCGTTTAGCGGCGATGCGGGGGCTTGATGTCCGTGTGATGATTCCTGAGCGGCCAGATCATCTGCTGGTATTCTTGTCAGCATTCTCATTTCTACCCGATATGTTAAGAGCAGGCGTTAAAATATACCGTTATCTTCCTGGGTTTTTACATCAAAAAGTGATCTTGATTGATGATGAAGCAGCAAGTGTAGGTACCGTGAATCTGGATAACCGCTCATTTCGACTCAATTTTGAAATTACTGCTTTTATCCCCAGTTCAGCATTTGCTGCGGAAGTAAGTAAGATGCTGGAAGAGGACTTTGCTCACTGCCGACGCGTTACCATGGATGAAATAAACCAGCGTCCTATGTGGAAAAAAGTCGTATCAAGGGCTGCTTATTTGACTGCGCCAATTCAGTGA
- a CDS encoding LysR family transcriptional regulator translates to MNLETKWLEDFVALANTRSFSASAKQRHVTQPAFSRRIRALEQAIGVTLVDRTTTPIGLTSEGQLFLITARNLVEQLNESLGHLRGLSIANEALDIVAAHSLALSFYPPWISRLQKGLGELPTRLVAMNVGEAIHVLREGNCDLMLAYYDPFATMQLDAEVFPSFSIGKVKMLPVTLPDENGEPLFSLQRDSSIPYLAYTQGAFLGRSVRMLLKNDPLRMKLRTVYETAMAEGLKGMVLQGVGTAWIPDFCIREELKSGRLVRAGDESWDIPLEIRLYRCSLVHKPGVERLWRQMMKLPRDFLQA, encoded by the coding sequence GTGAATTTAGAAACAAAATGGCTAGAAGACTTTGTCGCGTTGGCAAATACACGTAGTTTTTCTGCATCGGCAAAACAGCGACATGTAACACAGCCAGCTTTTAGCCGCCGTATCCGGGCTTTAGAGCAAGCAATCGGCGTGACGCTGGTTGACCGCACCACAACCCCGATAGGTTTGACGTCGGAGGGTCAACTTTTTTTAATTACCGCCCGAAACTTGGTTGAACAGTTAAATGAGTCACTAGGGCATCTTCGAGGTTTATCTATTGCTAACGAAGCGCTGGATATCGTTGCTGCTCACTCACTAGCGCTGAGCTTTTATCCGCCATGGATATCGCGGTTACAAAAAGGATTAGGCGAGTTGCCTACCCGCTTGGTTGCTATGAATGTGGGGGAGGCCATTCATGTGCTGCGAGAGGGTAATTGTGACCTGATGTTGGCTTACTATGACCCGTTTGCCACCATGCAGTTAGATGCAGAAGTATTCCCCTCGTTTTCAATCGGGAAAGTGAAAATGTTACCCGTCACCCTTCCTGACGAGAATGGCGAGCCGCTTTTTTCGCTGCAGCGTGATAGCTCCATTCCTTATTTAGCCTACACTCAGGGGGCATTTTTAGGCCGCAGTGTCCGAATGCTGCTGAAGAATGACCCGCTGCGTATGAAGCTTCGCACGGTTTACGAAACCGCCATGGCCGAAGGTTTAAAGGGTATGGTGTTACAAGGTGTTGGCACCGCGTGGATCCCGGATTTTTGTATCCGTGAGGAATTAAAAAGTGGTCGACTGGTAAGGGCAGGAGATGAAAGCTGGGATATTCCTCTCGAGATTCGTCTTTACCGCTGCTCATTAGTGCATAAACCAGGCGTTGAGCGGCTATGGCGTCAGATGATGAAGTTGCCAAGGGATTTTCTACAGGCATAG
- a CDS encoding ADP-ribose pyrophosphatase (NadM-Nudix subfamily; involved in creation of nicotanimide adenine dinucleotide NAD from either biosynthetic or salvage pathways), translating into MNSDAVESAMAYDFDCLVFIGRFQPPHLGHLAIIREALKQARQVIVLVGSAWQARSLRNPWHFDERQAMIRSGFDDDDNQRLEITPLLDALYNDDVWVRDVQRKVRDLAAPANARLPRIGLIGASRGQSSYYLSLFPQWESVSVPLVEGISASQIRERLFRSLGSTDDYLSTGAYHDLPPGVVKRVGSFCQGDAYHQLLEEQQLLDQYRQAWAHAPYPPIFVTVNAVVVQSGHVLLVKRTAAPGKGLFALPGGFINPHERLLDACLRELRERLRLKVPEPVLKGSLRGQRLFDEPHRSWRGRTLAEAFYFALRPDQQLPRLKPVRGGDHARWVALADLRPESLFEDHFFIIQNFLGLPADFSSF; encoded by the coding sequence ATGAACTCGGATGCTGTTGAATCTGCTATGGCTTACGACTTTGATTGCTTGGTATTTATCGGACGCTTCCAGCCTCCCCACCTGGGGCATTTAGCGATCATCCGAGAAGCGCTTAAACAGGCGAGACAGGTCATTGTGTTGGTGGGGTCCGCTTGGCAGGCTCGTTCGTTACGCAACCCATGGCATTTTGATGAACGCCAAGCCATGATTCGTTCTGGCTTTGATGATGATGATAACCAGCGCCTAGAAATTACGCCGCTGCTGGACGCTCTTTATAATGACGATGTATGGGTAAGAGACGTTCAACGGAAAGTTCGTGACCTCGCTGCACCTGCCAACGCCCGCTTGCCACGCATTGGGTTAATAGGCGCAAGCCGTGGGCAGTCTAGTTATTATTTATCGCTTTTCCCCCAGTGGGAGTCAGTGAGCGTACCCTTAGTAGAAGGCATTTCGGCGAGCCAAATACGCGAGCGTCTGTTTCGCTCGCTGGGCTCTACCGATGACTACCTTAGCACCGGTGCATATCACGACTTGCCGCCTGGAGTGGTAAAACGTGTGGGCAGCTTTTGCCAAGGCGACGCCTACCATCAGCTGTTAGAAGAGCAGCAATTACTCGACCAATACCGGCAGGCGTGGGCACACGCGCCCTACCCACCTATTTTTGTTACCGTTAACGCGGTGGTCGTCCAGTCGGGGCACGTGTTATTGGTTAAACGTACGGCGGCTCCCGGTAAAGGTTTGTTTGCTCTACCGGGGGGCTTTATTAACCCCCATGAGCGACTGTTAGATGCTTGCTTAAGGGAGTTGCGCGAACGGCTGCGTCTCAAAGTGCCCGAACCCGTTTTAAAAGGTTCCCTTCGCGGGCAGCGCTTATTTGACGAGCCGCATCGTAGTTGGCGGGGACGCACGCTAGCAGAAGCATTTTACTTCGCTCTTCGTCCTGACCAGCAGCTACCACGCCTTAAACCGGTTCGCGGGGGGGACCATGCGCGCTGGGTGGCATTGGCGGATTTAAGGCCGGAGAGCTTGTTTGAAGACCACTTTTTTATTATTCAAAATTTTTTAGGGCTCCCCGCCGACTTTAGTAGTTTTTAG
- a CDS encoding ribonuclease BN codes for MFKRTLIFWWKVVQDATSLWLERNAFSYAGSLAFYTLFSLAPTVIIAVTVIGVVLGEDAAQGQIVAQLQGTLGVDAASAIEQAVAQSRIEESGLLPTLLGFAALIVGATTVFAQMQFSLNTIWGVTAKPTSNSMFIFIKNRLLSLTVVLSIGFILLVSLVLGVVIRGMLQATDHLLPYASLFTTSLESLISLAVVVLLFATIFKVLPDVVLSWQDVFIGAVVTAVLFTIGRNIIAVYLAYTATASTYGAAGSVVMILLWVYYSSLILLFGAAFTRSLLLRRGRPLVPRNSAVLVKRELI; via the coding sequence ATGTTCAAGCGCACACTTATTTTTTGGTGGAAGGTAGTACAAGACGCAACTTCCTTATGGTTAGAGCGCAACGCATTTAGTTATGCAGGTTCGTTGGCGTTTTACACGCTATTTTCATTAGCGCCCACTGTCATCATTGCGGTAACTGTTATTGGGGTGGTGCTGGGTGAAGACGCTGCCCAAGGGCAAATCGTTGCTCAATTACAGGGAACGTTAGGCGTAGATGCTGCTTCTGCGATTGAGCAGGCGGTGGCGCAGTCGCGCATTGAAGAGTCTGGTTTGCTGCCCACGTTGCTTGGGTTTGCTGCACTAATCGTTGGCGCGACCACCGTCTTTGCGCAAATGCAGTTTTCGCTCAATACCATTTGGGGCGTAACGGCTAAACCCACCTCAAATAGCATGTTTATATTTATCAAAAACCGTTTGCTGTCGCTGACAGTGGTGCTCTCAATTGGCTTCATTCTGCTTGTCTCTTTGGTGCTTGGGGTAGTAATAAGGGGAATGCTGCAAGCGACCGATCACCTCCTTCCTTATGCCAGCTTATTTACCACATCGCTTGAGTCGTTAATTTCATTGGCAGTCGTTGTGCTGCTTTTTGCGACGATTTTTAAGGTATTGCCGGATGTGGTTTTGAGTTGGCAAGATGTGTTTATTGGGGCAGTAGTGACAGCTGTGCTCTTTACAATAGGGCGCAACATCATCGCCGTGTATCTAGCCTACACGGCTACTGCGTCTACGTATGGCGCCGCAGGCTCAGTGGTGATGATATTGCTATGGGTCTACTACAGCTCGTTAATTCTACTGTTTGGTGCTGCCTTTACACGCTCGCTGCTATTGCGTCGTGGCCGCCCATTGGTTCCTCGTAACAGCGCAGTTCTGGTTAAACGCGAGTTAATTTAA
- a CDS encoding acylphosphatase, whose protein sequence is MEKRCVRAYVTGKVQGVWYRNSTQAQALKLGITGYAKNLPDGRVEVAMCGETDAVTALGEWLWQGPDGARVTHVTFEVLDDYHAPDHFSTY, encoded by the coding sequence ATGGAAAAACGTTGTGTTCGTGCTTATGTGACAGGAAAGGTTCAGGGCGTGTGGTATCGAAATAGCACGCAAGCGCAGGCGCTTAAGCTGGGCATTACAGGCTACGCTAAAAACTTGCCAGATGGTCGTGTGGAGGTGGCAATGTGTGGAGAAACCGACGCTGTGACTGCGCTTGGCGAGTGGCTATGGCAAGGGCCAGATGGAGCGCGGGTCACCCATGTTACGTTTGAAGTGTTGGATGACTACCACGCTCCTGATCATTTCTCGACGTATTAA
- a CDS encoding glycerate dehydrogenase (Catalyzes the reduction of hydroxypyruvate to form D-glycerate, using NADH as an electron donor), translated as MPHAVMLDAQSLGPDIDLTAIQTVVSHLEVYGKSTSEQALERLADAEVAIVNKVKLDAQTLTQLPKLRLICVLATGLNNIDLETAKAQNIDVKNVTAYGTASVSQHTLMLMLTLANRLPRYQADIAAGKWQQSDFFCLQEHSTLQLAGKQLVMVGQGELGSEVARLAEAFGMQVTFSARPGNEAADQRPSLDELLPRADIISLHCPLNEATHHLINQERLAKAKSSLLLINCARGGVIDEAAALEALRNGQIGGLAVDVLPTEPPREGHALLEALANAEPLNLIVTPHNAWITPEARQNIVALTADNITAWQTSAK; from the coding sequence ATGCCCCATGCGGTCATGCTGGATGCCCAAAGCTTAGGGCCCGATATTGATTTAACCGCAATTCAAACAGTTGTTAGCCATCTTGAAGTGTACGGTAAAAGCACCTCAGAACAAGCGCTTGAACGTCTTGCAGACGCCGAAGTTGCTATCGTCAACAAGGTGAAATTAGATGCGCAGACGTTAACACAGCTGCCCAAATTACGGCTTATTTGCGTGCTAGCAACCGGGCTTAACAATATCGATCTAGAAACAGCTAAAGCACAAAATATTGACGTTAAAAATGTTACCGCTTATGGAACCGCCAGCGTTTCACAGCATACGCTAATGCTAATGCTGACATTGGCAAATCGTCTGCCACGCTACCAGGCGGATATTGCTGCCGGGAAGTGGCAACAAAGTGACTTTTTTTGTTTACAAGAGCACTCAACCCTACAGCTAGCAGGCAAGCAGTTAGTGATGGTTGGTCAAGGTGAACTTGGCTCGGAAGTAGCACGCTTAGCAGAAGCATTTGGTATGCAGGTGACGTTTTCCGCACGGCCGGGAAACGAGGCTGCCGACCAGCGACCGTCTCTCGATGAACTGTTACCCAGGGCAGATATCATAAGCCTACACTGCCCCCTCAATGAGGCTACCCACCATCTCATCAATCAAGAGCGGCTGGCAAAAGCGAAGTCTTCGCTACTGCTTATCAACTGCGCGCGAGGTGGCGTTATCGATGAAGCCGCCGCCCTAGAAGCGTTACGCAATGGCCAGATTGGTGGGCTGGCAGTGGATGTATTGCCTACAGAACCGCCTCGCGAGGGCCATGCGCTGTTAGAAGCGCTGGCGAATGCGGAGCCGCTGAACCTGATTGTTACGCCCCATAACGCTTGGATTACCCCTGAAGCCCGTCAAAACATTGTGGCGTTAACGGCAGACAACATTACGGCGTGGCAAACAAGCGCAAAGTAA
- a CDS encoding FmdB family transcriptional regulator has translation MPIYEYECKACGHRMEKLQKISADPLKECPACQRNGLERLVSAAGFRLAGGGWYETDFKTGSKKNLVADGQTASSATGSKTESPSAPTNKGAAA, from the coding sequence ATGCCCATCTATGAGTACGAGTGCAAGGCCTGCGGCCATCGCATGGAAAAATTACAGAAAATCAGTGCGGACCCACTCAAAGAGTGTCCTGCCTGCCAGCGCAACGGACTTGAACGCTTAGTTTCAGCGGCAGGTTTTCGCTTAGCGGGCGGCGGTTGGTACGAAACTGATTTTAAGACAGGCAGTAAGAAGAATTTGGTCGCTGATGGCCAAACCGCTTCCAGCGCTACGGGTTCAAAAACTGAATCCCCCAGCGCACCAACGAATAAAGGCGCCGCTGCTTAG
- a CDS encoding aspartate--tRNA ligase, translated as MRSHYCGQLNETLVDQTVTVCGWVHRRRDHGGVIFLDMRDRDGIAQFVVDPDTAEAFAHADRVRSEYVLRITGRVRLRPEGTQNPNMPTGMIEVLAKEVEVLNTAATPPFQLDEHGKVGEEVRLKHRYIDLRRPDMIEKLRLRSRISHNVRAYLENQGFLDIETPVLTRATPEGARDYLVPSRTHAGSFFALPQSPQLFKQLLMVAGFDRYYQIAKCFRDEDLRADRQPEFTQIDIEASFVEENDIMNITEVMIRQLFQEVLSVELPAFPRMTWQEAMNRFGSDKPDLRIPLELTDVDDLMQQVDFKVFSGPASAEDGRVAALKVPGGAKLSRKEIDEYTNFVGIYGAKGLAWIKVNERAKGLEGLQSPIVKFMENVVEALLDRVGAEDGDIIFFGADKARIVNEAIGALRVKLGADLELYTQAWAPLWVVDFPMFEADDNGRLSPLHHPFTAPSCSPEALKEDPAKALSRAYDMVLNGTELGGGSIRIHDQAMQSTVFEILGIGKEEAQEKFGFLLDALQYGAPPHGGLAFGLDRLVMLMAGAKTIREVIAFPKTQSAGCLMTDAPGEVSLDQLKELNIRLRQKAKADATE; from the coding sequence ATGCGCAGCCATTATTGCGGCCAGCTTAACGAAACTTTGGTGGATCAAACGGTCACCGTATGTGGTTGGGTGCACCGTCGCCGTGATCACGGTGGGGTCATTTTTCTCGACATGCGCGATCGCGATGGCATCGCTCAGTTCGTTGTAGACCCTGATACCGCCGAGGCGTTTGCCCATGCCGACCGCGTCCGCAGCGAATACGTCTTGCGTATTACCGGGCGTGTCCGGCTGCGTCCAGAAGGTACTCAAAACCCCAATATGCCCACGGGTATGATTGAGGTACTGGCCAAAGAAGTAGAAGTGCTCAATACCGCTGCTACACCACCTTTCCAGCTTGATGAGCATGGCAAGGTAGGCGAAGAAGTGCGTCTTAAGCATCGCTATATTGACCTTCGTCGCCCTGACATGATCGAGAAACTGCGTCTGCGTTCGCGTATTTCCCATAACGTTCGCGCGTATCTTGAGAATCAAGGCTTTCTTGATATTGAAACCCCAGTACTCACTCGCGCTACGCCAGAGGGTGCTCGCGACTACCTGGTGCCCAGCCGTACTCACGCCGGCAGCTTCTTTGCGCTACCGCAGTCGCCACAGCTGTTTAAGCAGCTGTTAATGGTGGCCGGATTTGATCGCTACTATCAGATCGCCAAATGCTTCCGCGACGAAGATCTGCGTGCTGACCGTCAGCCTGAGTTCACTCAGATTGATATCGAGGCGTCCTTCGTCGAAGAAAATGACATCATGAACATTACTGAAGTCATGATTCGTCAATTATTCCAAGAAGTGCTAAGCGTGGAGTTGCCAGCGTTCCCGCGCATGACGTGGCAAGAAGCCATGAACCGTTTTGGTTCGGACAAGCCTGACCTGCGTATCCCCCTTGAGCTGACCGACGTTGATGACTTGATGCAACAGGTCGACTTTAAGGTGTTCTCAGGCCCGGCCAGTGCTGAAGATGGTCGCGTAGCAGCACTTAAAGTACCTGGCGGCGCCAAACTTTCCCGTAAAGAGATCGATGAATACACTAACTTTGTCGGCATCTACGGTGCAAAAGGCCTTGCTTGGATTAAGGTTAACGAGCGCGCCAAAGGCCTTGAAGGTCTGCAGTCGCCCATCGTTAAGTTTATGGAAAATGTGGTCGAAGCGTTATTAGACCGTGTGGGTGCAGAGGATGGCGATATCATCTTCTTCGGTGCTGACAAAGCGCGTATTGTTAATGAAGCGATTGGCGCACTGCGTGTCAAACTAGGCGCTGATCTTGAACTTTATACCCAAGCCTGGGCACCGCTGTGGGTCGTTGACTTCCCGATGTTTGAAGCCGACGATAATGGCCGCCTGAGCCCGCTTCACCACCCCTTCACGGCGCCATCTTGCTCGCCGGAAGCGCTGAAGGAAGACCCAGCAAAAGCGCTTTCCCGTGCTTATGATATGGTGCTCAATGGCACTGAGTTGGGTGGTGGTTCAATCCGTATTCACGACCAGGCTATGCAGAGCACTGTGTTCGAGATTCTTGGCATTGGTAAAGAAGAAGCACAAGAGAAATTTGGCTTCTTGCTGGATGCTCTGCAGTATGGCGCTCCGCCCCATGGCGGCTTAGCCTTCGGTTTAGATCGTCTGGTAATGCTCATGGCGGGTGCTAAGACAATCCGTGAAGTGATAGCCTTCCCGAAAACGCAAAGCGCAGGCTGCTTAATGACTGATGCGCCGGGCGAAGTTAGCCTCGACCAGTTAAAAGAGCTGAATATTCGCCTGCGCCAAAAGGCCAAAGCTGACGCTACTGAATAG
- a CDS encoding crossover junction endodeoxyribonuclease RuvC, protein MNGIEAAPTIRILGIDPGSRITGYGVIDLVGVTPKYVASGCIRTAEGALEQRLAQIYAGVAEVIGLHRPNAVAVERVFMAKNADSALKLGQARGAALVCIANHGLSIGEYAARQIKQAVTGQGGADKGQVQHMVTAILKLSATPQADAADGLAIALTHAYAGSGLSTTRSSRGRSRSSSGRWRL, encoded by the coding sequence ATGAATGGAATCGAAGCAGCCCCCACTATTAGGATTTTAGGTATTGATCCCGGTTCGCGCATCACCGGCTATGGGGTGATTGACCTTGTTGGTGTCACGCCAAAATACGTCGCAAGTGGCTGTATCCGTACCGCAGAAGGGGCCTTAGAGCAGCGTTTGGCGCAAATTTATGCAGGCGTAGCCGAGGTCATTGGCTTGCATCGTCCTAATGCGGTGGCCGTTGAGCGTGTTTTTATGGCTAAAAATGCCGATTCAGCGCTTAAATTAGGGCAGGCCCGAGGCGCGGCGTTGGTGTGTATCGCCAACCACGGTTTAAGTATCGGCGAGTACGCTGCACGACAAATTAAACAGGCGGTTACCGGACAAGGTGGGGCTGATAAAGGCCAAGTGCAACACATGGTAACCGCCATACTTAAACTCTCCGCCACGCCACAAGCCGACGCAGCGGATGGGTTAGCTATTGCGCTCACCCATGCCTATGCAGGCAGTGGGCTGAGCACAACGCGCTCGTCACGAGGGCGCAGCAGGTCCTCCTCAGGACGCTGGCGACTCTAA
- a CDS encoding Holliday junction DNA helicase RuvA: protein MIGRLSGSLLEKQPPWIVVDVHGVGYELETSMNTLVALPAPGESVSLYTHLTIRDDAHLLYGFAREHERALFRALIKVNGVGPKLALAILSGMDEEAFMRCVRDDDSKALTKLPGVGKKTAERLIIEMRDRFPEWENGSHAPLALEATSGRPAPRDSFADAEAALVSLGYKLTEASKMLADINPNQSTEALIKAALTNRMNG, encoded by the coding sequence ATGATTGGTCGTTTGAGCGGTTCTCTGCTGGAAAAGCAACCCCCGTGGATTGTGGTCGACGTTCACGGTGTTGGCTATGAGTTAGAGACCTCAATGAATACCCTAGTAGCACTGCCTGCTCCCGGGGAGAGCGTTTCACTCTATACCCACCTTACTATTCGCGATGATGCTCATCTTCTTTACGGCTTTGCCCGAGAACACGAGCGCGCCCTGTTTCGCGCCCTGATCAAGGTTAATGGCGTTGGCCCTAAGCTAGCGTTAGCTATCCTCTCTGGGATGGACGAAGAGGCTTTTATGCGCTGTGTTAGAGACGATGATAGTAAAGCGCTGACCAAACTCCCTGGGGTGGGCAAAAAAACCGCAGAACGCTTGATCATTGAAATGCGCGACCGCTTCCCCGAATGGGAAAATGGCAGTCATGCACCTCTAGCGCTGGAAGCGACAAGTGGCCGCCCAGCCCCTCGGGATAGCTTTGCAGATGCTGAAGCTGCGCTGGTTAGCCTGGGTTATAAGCTAACAGAGGCATCTAAAATGTTGGCTGATATTAATCCTAATCAATCAACAGAAGCGCTGATCAAAGCGGCTCTAACGAATCGTATGAACGGGTAA
- a CDS encoding Holliday junction DNA helicase RuvB, giving the protein MLEHDRLIAAEPEQGEVRIDHAIRPKRLKEYIGQPRVREQLEIFIGAARLREESLDHTLVFGPPGLGKTTLANIIATEMGVGLKSTSGPVLERAGDLAAMLTNLEPGDVLFIDEIHRLSPVVEEVLYPAMEDFQLDIMIGEGPAARSIKLDLPPFTLVGATTRAGLLTSPLRDRFGIVQRLEFYNLEELTEIVSRSARLLRVETSQEGAVEIARRSRGTPRIANRLLRRVRDYADIKGNGVVDASLADAALNMLNVDHHGLDHMDRRLLLAMIDKFDGGPVGVDSLSAAIGEERDTIEDVIEPYLIQQGLMMRTPRGRMVTRQAWLHFDRVPHEHSVNVEGERRP; this is encoded by the coding sequence ATGTTAGAACACGACCGGTTAATCGCTGCTGAACCCGAACAGGGGGAAGTGCGAATTGACCACGCTATTCGCCCCAAGCGACTTAAAGAGTACATCGGCCAGCCTCGGGTGCGAGAGCAGCTAGAGATATTTATTGGCGCGGCCAGGCTTCGCGAGGAAAGCCTGGATCACACGCTGGTATTTGGCCCTCCTGGGCTTGGCAAAACGACGCTTGCCAATATCATTGCCACGGAAATGGGGGTGGGGCTTAAATCAACCTCTGGTCCAGTGCTTGAACGGGCAGGTGACCTAGCGGCGATGTTAACCAACCTTGAGCCAGGCGATGTGCTGTTCATTGATGAGATCCACCGCTTATCGCCTGTGGTTGAGGAAGTGCTTTATCCCGCAATGGAAGACTTTCAACTCGACATCATGATTGGTGAAGGGCCTGCAGCTCGCTCTATTAAGCTCGACCTGCCCCCTTTTACGCTAGTGGGCGCAACAACACGTGCGGGGCTATTAACGTCACCGCTGCGTGACCGCTTTGGTATCGTCCAGCGCCTTGAGTTTTATAATTTAGAAGAGCTCACTGAAATTGTTTCTCGGTCGGCACGCCTTCTTCGGGTAGAAACTAGCCAGGAAGGCGCCGTGGAAATTGCCCGCCGGTCACGGGGGACGCCGCGTATCGCCAATCGCCTTCTACGGCGTGTGCGGGATTACGCGGACATCAAAGGTAACGGGGTAGTGGATGCTAGCTTGGCGGATGCTGCGCTGAACATGCTTAATGTCGACCATCATGGGCTTGATCACATGGATCGTCGCTTGTTACTGGCAATGATCGACAAATTTGATGGCGGCCCTGTGGGGGTGGATTCACTATCCGCAGCGATAGGGGAAGAGCGCGATACCATCGAAGACGTTATAGAGCCTTACCTCATTCAGCAGGGCCTTATGATGCGAACACCAAGAGGGCGTATGGTGACCCGCCAAGCGTGGCTGCATTTTGATAGGGTTCCCCATGAACACTCTGTCAACGTGGAAGGAGAGCGACGTCCATGA
- a CDS encoding tol-pal system-associated acyl-CoA thioesterase, with amino-acid sequence MSHGFTMPIRVYMEDTDAGGIVYYVNYLKFMERARSDWLRELGINQQMLLDEGTQLVVYRLACHYAKPARLDDQLVVSASVETIGRCRMTFEQQVRRNEELLCAATVEIACLSAKTLKPKKWPATLSLLGEA; translated from the coding sequence ATGAGCCATGGCTTTACTATGCCAATACGCGTTTACATGGAAGATACTGACGCTGGCGGGATTGTCTACTACGTTAACTATCTGAAGTTTATGGAGCGTGCGCGTAGTGACTGGCTGAGAGAATTAGGAATAAATCAGCAAATGCTGCTAGACGAAGGAACACAGCTAGTGGTATACCGCTTGGCCTGTCACTATGCCAAGCCAGCTCGCTTAGATGACCAGCTGGTGGTAAGTGCCTCAGTGGAAACTATCGGGCGATGCCGTATGACGTTTGAACAGCAGGTTCGACGTAATGAGGAACTCTTGTGCGCTGCGACAGTCGAGATAGCCTGCTTGAGTGCTAAGACGTTGAAGCCTAAGAAATGGCCCGCCACGCTTAGTCTGCTAGGCGAGGCCTAA